A stretch of DNA from Vicinamibacterales bacterium:
GGCGCGCTCTACGTACGCACCGGCGAAGACAAGGGCGCGCTCGGCGAGGACTTCCTGGTGGCCCGCGTGCGCCGCCGCATCCTCCGCCAGTCGTTCATCGGCGCCCTCTACACGGGGCGCTCGACCCGCGACCAGTCGGCCGTGGCGACCCGCACCACCGCCGGCCTCGACTTCCGCCTGGCGACATCGTCTTTCCGCGGCAGCAAGAACCTCGAGGCGAGCGGGTTCTTCGCCGTCACGACTCCATCGCTGGGCATCGGCGACAACCTCTCGTACGGCCTGCGCCTCGATTACCCCAACGACGTGTGGGACACCAGCTTCGCGTTCCAGGAAGTGCAGAAGAACGTAAGCCCGGAGGTCGGCTTCCTGCCGCGGCGCGACTATCGCCGCTACCAGCCGGAGTTCCGATGGGGCCCGCGGCCCACCGACAACCGCTGGATCCGCCGCCTCTCGTTCGGCGGCGACGCCGACATCTACACCGACACGCGCAACCACCTGGTGACGCGCGAGGTGGACCTCACCGCCATGCGCGTCGAGCTCCACAGCGGCGACAACGCCGAGGTGAGCGTGGTACCCACCTACGAGCGTCTCGAAGAGGATTTCGGGATCTCAACGGGCGTCACCCTGCCGGCCGGGGCGGAGTACTCGTTCACCCGATTCCGGATCTCGGGCCAGACCGCCAACAAGCGGATGCTGGCGCTGCAGCCGCGCGTGGAGTGGGGCAACTTCCTGTCCGGCAGGCGTACCGAGGCCGCCATCGGCCTGGGCGTGCGTCCGCGGTCCGGCGTCACGCTCAACCTCTCCTATGAATGGAACGCGGTCGATCTGGCGGAGGGGAGTTTCAAGACCCGCCTGTACCGCTTCGTCGGCGACACGCAGTTCAGCCCGTTCATGTACCTCGTGAACAACGTGCAGTTCGACTCGGTGAGCCGCGTGCTCGGCTGGCAGTCGCGCTTCCGCTGGATCGTGACGCCCGGCAACGACATCTTCGTCGTCTACACCCACAACTGGCTGGACTCGACGGATCCCTCATCCCGCTTCATGACGCTCGATCGCCGGGGCGCCGCCAAGGCCGTGTATACCAAGCGCTTCTAGCCACGACACTCGAGCGCACCAAAAAAGAGGCCGCGGTCGCCCGCGGCCTGAAGCGTGCACGTGGAGGTTGGAGAGAGACGCTCAGTACCGGCACGCCCGCAGGGCGTTGACCGCCGATGGGACGAGCAGGACGAGGGCGGATGCAGTCAGCTTCATCATGGGCGGTCCTCCACGTAGCAGGGGGCGACGATCGCGTTGGCTGGGACACGCTAGCAGACTTCGACGCCTTCTGACCGGACCGCGGCGCAGGTTGCACGCAAACCGCGGCACCCTGCCGGGCAGCCGCGCGGTACAAAAAAAGGCCGCGGGCGCCCGCGGCCTAGTTGCGTTCACGTTGGAGGTTGAGCGATTGGACGAACTAGTGAGCGCGCACCGCTCCCGGCACACCCACGGCATCGAATGCCCCTTCGGGCACAGCGGCGGGCGCCTCGACCAGGCACCACGCCTCTTGATCGTTGAGAATCTCGGCCGCGAGCTGCGTGTGCAGCGCGTGGCCGGCGCGATGGGCGACGACGTGACCGACGATCGGATATCCGACGAGCGCCAGGTCACCGACGACGTCCAGGATCTTGTGGCGAACGAACTCGTCTTCGAAGCGCAGGGCGTTCAGCACGCCGGTGTCGCCGATGACGATGGCGTTCTCGAGTGAGCCGCCGAGGGCCAGGCCGTTCTGGCGCAGCCATTCCACTTCCTTCAGGAAGCCGAACGTGCGCGCCGCGGCGATGTTGTCGGCGAAGCTGCTTTCGGTAATGCGCTCCGTGCGCGACTGGTGCCGCAGCAGCGGATGGTCGAAGCTGATGGTATAGCTGACCTTGAAGTGATCCGACGGGTAGATGGCAATGCGCTTGTCGCCGCTCGCAATCTGCACCGGCTTGAGGATTTTGAGGTACTTGCGCGACGGGCCCAGCGTCTTGACGCCCGCTTCCTGCAACAGATACAGGAACGGCGCGCTGCTGCCGTCCATGATCGGCACTTCTTTGTGGTTGAGCTCGACGATGATGTTGTCGATGCCGGCCGAAACCAGCGCCGCCAGCAGGTGCTCGACCGTTTCGACGGTGGCGCCGGCCTTGCCCAGCACGGTCGCGTGCTGCACGCTGGAAACCTCAGAAACCGAAGCGGCGATTTCGACGCCCAGATCCGTGCGGCGGAACCGGATGCCGGTGTCCGCAGCCGCGGGCTTCAGGGTCAAGGTGACCTTCTGGCCGGAGTGAAGCCCGATGCCAGCGCATGAAATCTGCCGTTTGATCGTCCGTTGTGCGTCCATTTAATCTACGGTTCCGCTCCCAACAGAAGCAAAGTCGATGCCTACGATTGGCCCCCAGGCATAAATTGACTAAGCCCATTGCCTGCAACGTTTACACAGATTTTCACACTCGGGCGCTTCTTACGGCTGTGTTTCCGGAGCCACAGCGGCAAACCCCCGAAGTGTGGCTATTTTGCCTCGCCTTCGCCCTTCGGGCTTTGGCGGAGCAGGCTCAAGCCTCTAACATTGCGGCCAGAAACTGGCCCGTCGCCGAGGCTTTGGACTTCGCCACCTGCTCCGGCGTGCCCTGCGCCACGACCCGGCCGCCGCCCTCGCCGCCCTCAGGCCCCAAATCGATCAGCCAGTCCGCCGACTTGATGACATCCAGGTTGTGCTCGATCACGACGATGGTGTTGCCCTGATCGACGAGGCGCATCAGCACGTCGAGCAGCTTCCGCACATCCTCGAAGTGCAGGCCGGTGGTCGGCTCGTCCAGGATGTAGAGCGTGCGGCCGGTGCCGCGCTTCGACAGTTCGCGCGACAGCTTGACGCGCTGCGCCTCGCCGCCGCTCAACGTGGTCGCCGACTGCCCCAGCGTGATGTAGCCCAGGCCCACGCTCTGCAGCGTGCGCAGCTTGACGGCCAGCGGCGGGAAGTTCTCGAGCAGCGGCAGCGCCTGATCGACGGTGAGGTCGAGGACGTCGGCAATCGACTTGCCGCGGTACTTGATCTCCAGCGTCTCGCGGTTGTAGCGGCGGCCCTTGCACTGCTCGCACGTCACGTAGACGTTGGGCAGGAAGTGCATTTCGATGGCGATCACACCGTCGCCCTGGCACGCCTCGCACCGCCCGCCCTTGACGTTGAACGAGAAGCGCCCCGGCTTGAAGCCGCGGGTGCGCGCCTCGGGCACCATCGCGAACAGCTCGCGGATGAACGTGAACAGGCTGGTGTAGGTCGCCGGATTCGACCGCGGCGTGCGCCCGATCGGCGACTGATCGATTTCGATCACCTTATCGATCAGGTTGATGCCTTCGATCTTGTCGTGCGCGCCGGGTTCGTCGGCGGCGCGATAGAACTCACGGGCCAGCGCCTTGTAGAGGATGTCGTTGACCAGCGTGCTCTTGCCGGAGCCGCTGACGCCGGTAACCGCGACCAGGCGCCCGAGCGGGATCTTCACGTCCACCGACTTGAGGTTGTTGGCGCGGGCGCCGCGAATCACGATTTCGCCCTTCGCCTCTTTCCGGCGGGCCGCCGGCGTCGCCACGGAGTGGTGTCCGGCGAGATAGGCGCCGGTCAGCGACCCGTTGCCGTTACCACCCACGCCCGGCTGCCGGGCGTGGGGCCCGGCGTTGGCGATCAGGTCGGCCGGCGTGCCCTGGAAGATCACCTGGCCGCCGAGGTCACCGGCGCCGGGGCCGAGGTCCACCACGTAATCCGCGGTGCGAATGGTCTCTTCGTCGTGCTCCACCACCACCACGGTGTTGCCAAGGTCGCGCAAGCGCCCCAGCGTGGCCAGCAACTTGCGGTTGTCGCGCTGGTGCAGGCCGATCGACGGTTCGTCCAGCACGTAGAGCACGCCGGTGAGGTTCGAGCCGATCTGCGTCGCCAGCCGGATGCGCTGGCCCTCGCCGCCCGACAACGTTGCCGCCGAGCGCGCCAGCGTGAGGTAGCCGACGCCGACGTCGTTGAGGAAGCGCAGCCGGTCGCGAATTTCCTTCAGGATGCGCGTGGCGATCATCGCCTCCCGGTCCTGCAGCTCGAGGCCCTCGAATACCGCGAGCGCGGATGAAATCGGCAGGTTGACGTAGTCGGCAATGGTCTTGTCCTTGAGCGTGACGACCAGGCTTTCGGAGCGGAGCCGGTTACCCAGGCACACCGGGCATTCACGCAGCGCCCGGTACGGGTCGAGCTCTTCCTGGACGGCCCACGAACCCTCCTCGAACCGCCGGCGCAGATTCGGGATCACGCCCTCGAAGTCGCGGCCGAACGGTTCGGGCGTGACCAGCTTCTTCTTGGCCGTCTTCTTTGCGGTCTTTGCGGATGGTTCGGCGGGACTTGAGTCCCGCCCTCCTGGCGCCTTGCCATCCGGACCGAGGAGGATGAGGTCGCGATGCTTCTTCGGGAGCTTGCCGAAGGGCACCTGCGGATCGATGCCGTAATACGCGGAGATTGACGCCACCGCCTCCGACACCAGCTTGCCGTCGCCGCGGCCCCACGGCGCAATGGCGCCGCCGGCCAGCGACAGCGACTCGTCGGGGACAATGCGGTTCGGGTCGAAGTCCCAGGTCGCGCCCAGCCCCTGGCACGACTGGCAGGCGCCGTGCGGCGAGTTGAACGAGAACGCGCGCGGCGACATCTCCGGCACGCTGATGCCGCACACCACGCACGCCAGCTTGCGCGAGAACAGCCGGTCCCCGCCATCCAGCGAGTTGATCACCACGACATCGTCGGCCATGGTGAGCGCGACCTCGACCGATTCGGCGAGGCGGCGCTCGATGCCGCTGCGGACGATCAGGCGGTCGATGACAATGTCGATGTTGTGATTGCGGCGGCGGTCCAGCTTGATGTCTTCTTCGAGCGAGCGGGTGTGGCCGTCGACGCGGGCCTTGGTGAAGCCGCGCGTGCGCAGCGCCAGCAGTTCCTTCTTGAACTCGCCCTTGCGGCCGCGGACGATCGGCGCCATCACGTTGATGCGGGTGTCCTGCGGATTGGTCATCACCAGGTCAACGATGCGCTCGAGCGACTGGGAGGCGATGGCGCGGCCGCAGTTCGGACAGTGCGGCACGCCGATGTTGGCGAACAGCAGCCGCAGGTAGTCGTAGATCTCGGTGACCGTGCCGACGGTGGAACGCGGATTGGAGCCGGTGGTCTTCTGCTCGATCGAGATGGCGGGCGACAGGCCGTCGATCAGATCGACGTCGGGCTTCTCCATCTGCTCGAGGAACTGCCGGGCGTAGGCCGACAACGATTCGACGTAACGCCGCTGGCCCTCGGCGTAGAGCGTGTCGAAGGCGAGCGAGGACTTCCCCGAGCCCGACAAGCCCGTGATGACCACGAGCTTGTTGCGCGGAATGTCGACGTCGATGTCCTTGAGGTTATGGACGCGCGCGCCCCGGACAGCTATCCAATCGTGCGGCATGAGGTACTGCGGGGCCCACGGCATGGACCCCAATCCCCAATTCTAATACGTACAGGCCACAGAGGCACAGAGACCAGGCTCAGTGTCCTCCGTGGTTAGTTTCGCAGTTTGCTGTGTTTGAAGCCGTAAACGACGTACAGCACCAGGCCGACGGCCAGCCAGAGGCCGAACCGTTCCCAGGCCTGATAGGGCAGGCCGACCATGATGAACAGGCAGGCGACGACACCCAGCGGGGCGATAACCCACACGAAGGGCACCTTGAACGGCCGGTGACGCTCGGGCTCCTTGACGCGGAGCACCAGGACGCCGGCGCAGACCAGCGCAAATGCGAACAGCGTCCCGATGTTGGTGAGGTCGTAGGTCTCGGCCGCATCACCGATCGCCGAAGCCACCGCCACGAGGATGCCGGTGAACAGCGTCGCGGTGTACGGAATCCGCGTCCTGGGATCGATGCGCGCCACCCACTCGGGCAGCAGGCCGTCGCGCGCCATGGCGAAGAAGATGCGGGGCTGCCCGTACTGGAACACCAGCAGGACCGCCGACATCGACACCGCGGCGCCAAACGCCACGATCACGCCGACCTTCTGGTAGCCGATGAGTTCGAGGGCGCGGGCCAGCGGATCGGCCACGCCCAGTTCGGTGTAGGGCACCATGCCCGTGATCACCGCGCCGATCACGACGTAGATGAGCGTGCACACCGCCAATCCGCCGAGGATGCCGATCGGCAGGTTGCGTTGCGGGTTCCTGGTTTCTTCGGCCGCGGTCGAGATGGCGTCGAAGCCGATGTAGGCGAAGAACACGATGGCCGCGCCTTGATGGATGCCGGTGAACCCGTTGGGCGCGAACGGGGTGTAGTTGGCGGGGTTGATGTTGCCGAGGCCGACGACGACGAACAGCGCGAGCACGGCCAGCTTGATGATCACCATCACCGTGTTGGCGGACGCGCTCTCGCGGGCGCCGCGCAGCAGCAGCCACGTGATCAGCATCACGATGCCGAAGGCCGGCAGGTTGACCAGGATCGGGATGCCGAGCAGGTGCGGCGCCGTGGTGAGCAGGCCGCTGACGTCGGGGTTCGAACTGAGGAGCGCGGTGCGGTAGCCGGTGGTCAGCCACGCCGGCAGATCGACGCCGACGCCGCGCACCAGCGTGTTGAAGTAGTCGCCCCACGAGATCGCCACGGCGACGTTGCCGACGGCGTATTCGAGCATGAGGTCCCAGCCGATGATCCAGGCCACCAGCTCGCCGAGCGTCGCGTACGAGTAGGCGTAGGCGCTGCCGGCCTGCGGGATCATCGCCGCGAGTTCCGCGTAGCAGAGCGCCGCCAGGGCGCAGGCGCCGCCCAGCAGGATGAACGAGAAGATGAGGGCGGGACCCGCCCCATAGCGGATCACCGTGCCGTCGGGCGCCACCTGCCCGGCCGCGGCGGTGCCGATGGCGCCGAAAATGCCGGCGCCGATCACCGCGCCGATGGCCAGCATCACGAGATCGCCGGCGCCGAGCACACGCTTCAGCGCGCGCGGGTCCGAGTCGTCGATCACGAGCGCCGCAATCGGCTTTCGCTGGAAGAGTTGATTCATACGCGCCTGCATTCTAGTGCAGGAACGCAGGCCGGCGCGGAACGTCTACGCGGGAGACGCCACGTCATCAGATGACGCGGGCCGCTCCGCCACCACCGAGGCGACGAAGCGCCCATCCGCTTCGCCTTCGCGCGAGCGCAGCACCGCGAACGGCGCGACCAGCTTCGGCAGTTCCCCGGCTTCGAGCAGGAACGCCGGGTTCTTCGGATGCCCGACCTCGGCCTGCCGGGTCGTGAACGTCTCGTAAAACAGCCGGCCGCCGGGCTTGACCGCCGCCAGCAGCGCCGGCATCAACGGCCGATGCAGGTAGTTGAAGACGAAGACGGCATCGTAGGCATCCCGCGACAGATCGGGCGGCGGATCGGTCTCGAGATCGACGATACCCGCGGTGAGCGTGAGGCGGAGGCGTTGGGCGGTGGCGCGCAGAAAGGCGACCGCCTCGGCATCCCGGTCAATCGCGGTAACCTCGAAGCCCGCACTCGCAAGCAGCAGCGCGTGCCGGCCGCGGCCACACGCCACGTCCAGAACCTTGCCGCCACGCGGTAACAGATCGGCGTTGTCGATCAGCCAGGGAGACGGTCCGCGCAACGCGCCGGGGCCAAAGTCGCGCGGCCCGGACCATGCGGCGAGACCGCCGGCCAGGTTGAGCACCCCACCAACGCCGGCTTCCAGCAGCAGCCGCGACGCCGCGACACTCCTGACGCCGTGCTCGCAATACACGAGCAACGGCCGTCCATCGCCGGGCAGCACCGCGGGCGCCGACGCGATCAGGTCAACCGGGATCAGCCACGCGCCCGGGATGTGGCCGAGCTGCTCGTACTCGCCCGGAGACCTGACATCCAGGGCGATGGCGCCGCCCGTGGCGAGCAGGGCCCGTGCCTCATCGTGACTGATGGTACGGAGTTCGCTCACGACGCAATGATGACGGCGGCGAAGACCGACGCCAGGAACAGCCAGCGCAACGTGACCACCCACAGCGACGCCGCCGCGCCGACCAGCCACGGCGAACGGCGATCGCGCGAGCGGAACCACCACTTGGTGACGTCGAACAGTCCGGCCGGCGACAGCGACAGCAGCAGCCCCAGGCCGAAATCGAAGATGCGATAGCTGTCGGACACCTCGAGCACGACGGCCACCCACAACGCACCGGCCAGAATCGACAGCGCGAGGCGGTCGTAGGGATGCGCCAGCGGATGGAGCACCAGCGACGTCGTGCGCAGTCCCAGGCACAGGCCGGCCAGGCCGACCAACCCCACGATCAGCACCGTCATGCGATCGAGGTCCGGGAGCCGGACGCCACATCGGCGGGAAACGAGTAGATGGATTCGTTCGAGGCGACCACCAGTTGGCCGCGCGCACCGAACGCGAGCCCGACGAGCCCGGCGCCGGCCACCACCAGCTCGGGCGGCGCGCCTGGGCGCATCGCATAGACCCCGCTCGCGCCGGCGAGTGCTTCAACGACGTGCAGCGTGCCCGCGGCATCGAAGGCGAGGCCCTGGGGCCGGCCGAACCGCGCCGCCACCGTTTCCACGGCGCCGTTCGGGCTGATGCGGCGCACCGAGTCGTAGGTCGCCAGCGTCGGCGCCGACACGTAGAGATGGCCGTCCGGCGACATCGCGAGGTGAAAGGCCGCCATGCTTGGCGGCACGCTCGCAAACACCTCAGTGCGGCCGCTCGGGTGAATGCGGAAGATGGTGCCGCCCCGATCGCCGACATAGAGCGTGCCCTCAGCGTCGAACGCCAGGCCGCACGCCACCCCGAGGTCGGACGCCATCACCTCGTACTGCCCGTCCTCGAACACGCGATAGACGCGGCCCTCGAAACGGCTCGACACGTAGAGGCGTCCATCCGGGCCCATCGCCATCGAGGTCGGGTTGACGAGACCGTGGACGAAAGGCTCGCGCGCGCCGCCGGTGGCCGGGATCCGGAAGATCGAGACCGCAGCCTCCTGTCCGCGAGAACCGCTGTAAGTGACGTAGAGGGAGCCATCGGGACCAAACACCGGGTTGTCCACCTGGTGGAGCCCGGTGGCCAGCAACGCGCCGACGCGCGCATACAAGGTGGCGCCCGGAATGCAGGCCACCTTCACCGGCATC
This window harbors:
- the lpxC gene encoding UDP-3-O-acyl-N-acetylglucosamine deacetylase; its protein translation is MDAQRTIKRQISCAGIGLHSGQKVTLTLKPAAADTGIRFRRTDLGVEIAASVSEVSSVQHATVLGKAGATVETVEHLLAALVSAGIDNIIVELNHKEVPIMDGSSAPFLYLLQEAGVKTLGPSRKYLKILKPVQIASGDKRIAIYPSDHFKVSYTISFDHPLLRHQSRTERITESSFADNIAAARTFGFLKEVEWLRQNGLALGGSLENAIVIGDTGVLNALRFEDEFVRHKILDVVGDLALVGYPIVGHVVAHRAGHALHTQLAAEILNDQEAWCLVEAPAAVPEGAFDAVGVPGAVRAH
- the uvrA gene encoding excinuclease ABC subunit UvrA, with protein sequence MPWAPQYLMPHDWIAVRGARVHNLKDIDVDIPRNKLVVITGLSGSGKSSLAFDTLYAEGQRRYVESLSAYARQFLEQMEKPDVDLIDGLSPAISIEQKTTGSNPRSTVGTVTEIYDYLRLLFANIGVPHCPNCGRAIASQSLERIVDLVMTNPQDTRINVMAPIVRGRKGEFKKELLALRTRGFTKARVDGHTRSLEEDIKLDRRRNHNIDIVIDRLIVRSGIERRLAESVEVALTMADDVVVINSLDGGDRLFSRKLACVVCGISVPEMSPRAFSFNSPHGACQSCQGLGATWDFDPNRIVPDESLSLAGGAIAPWGRGDGKLVSEAVASISAYYGIDPQVPFGKLPKKHRDLILLGPDGKAPGGRDSSPAEPSAKTAKKTAKKKLVTPEPFGRDFEGVIPNLRRRFEEGSWAVQEELDPYRALRECPVCLGNRLRSESLVVTLKDKTIADYVNLPISSALAVFEGLELQDREAMIATRILKEIRDRLRFLNDVGVGYLTLARSAATLSGGEGQRIRLATQIGSNLTGVLYVLDEPSIGLHQRDNRKLLATLGRLRDLGNTVVVVEHDEETIRTADYVVDLGPGAGDLGGQVIFQGTPADLIANAGPHARQPGVGGNGNGSLTGAYLAGHHSVATPAARRKEAKGEIVIRGARANNLKSVDVKIPLGRLVAVTGVSGSGKSTLVNDILYKALAREFYRAADEPGAHDKIEGINLIDKVIEIDQSPIGRTPRSNPATYTSLFTFIRELFAMVPEARTRGFKPGRFSFNVKGGRCEACQGDGVIAIEMHFLPNVYVTCEQCKGRRYNRETLEIKYRGKSIADVLDLTVDQALPLLENFPPLAVKLRTLQSVGLGYITLGQSATTLSGGEAQRVKLSRELSKRGTGRTLYILDEPTTGLHFEDVRKLLDVLMRLVDQGNTIVVIEHNLDVIKSADWLIDLGPEGGEGGGRVVAQGTPEQVAKSKASATGQFLAAMLEA
- a CDS encoding rhodanese-like domain-containing protein; this encodes MSELRTISHDEARALLATGGAIALDVRSPGEYEQLGHIPGAWLIPVDLIASAPAVLPGDGRPLLVYCEHGVRSVAASRLLLEAGVGGVLNLAGGLAAWSGPRDFGPGALRGPSPWLIDNADLLPRGGKVLDVACGRGRHALLLASAGFEVTAIDRDAEAVAFLRATAQRLRLTLTAGIVDLETDPPPDLSRDAYDAVFVFNYLHRPLMPALLAAVKPGGRLFYETFTTRQAEVGHPKNPAFLLEAGELPKLVAPFAVLRSREGEADGRFVASVVAERPASSDDVASPA
- a CDS encoding carbohydrate binding family 9 domain-containing protein; protein product: MRHLVLLAVLAASWPVSPLYAQTSDILTSGRRVLTAERLRDDERVTLDGILDEGAWKRATTAGEFIMQDPVLGGTPTEPTDIRVVFNRDHLYIGVVCYDSEPDKLKGNTRKRDEFLSADDRFMWTMDTFLNQQTGYFFEMNPSGLMADSLMGPGGSQSREWDGVWNARVRRSDIGWTIEIDIPFRTLAFDPNAPAWGVNFQRTVRRKNEETVWTGHQRNQGLRRMSNAGLLVGLTDVTQGRGLEFKPYLAGAIGDAPGRTPAIERNGTADVGGEITYNLTPSLRAVATINTDFAETEVDTRRVNLTRFPLFFPEKRGFFLDGATFFDFHVPAFFSRRIGLTNGQPQRILGGTKLTGQAGRFDVGALYVRTGEDKGALGEDFLVARVRRRILRQSFIGALYTGRSTRDQSAVATRTTAGLDFRLATSSFRGSKNLEASGFFAVTTPSLGIGDNLSYGLRLDYPNDVWDTSFAFQEVQKNVSPEVGFLPRRDYRRYQPEFRWGPRPTDNRWIRRLSFGGDADIYTDTRNHLVTREVDLTAMRVELHSGDNAEVSVVPTYERLEEDFGISTGVTLPAGAEYSFTRFRISGQTANKRMLALQPRVEWGNFLSGRRTEAAIGLGVRPRSGVTLNLSYEWNAVDLAEGSFKTRLYRFVGDTQFSPFMYLVNNVQFDSVSRVLGWQSRFRWIVTPGNDIFVVYTHNWLDSTDPSSRFMTLDRRGAAKAVYTKRF
- a CDS encoding IPT/TIG domain-containing protein is translated as MPHLTSLEPVRVVEGGRLWLRGDGFPLPESTADLVTMGGQPARLAFASSDRLAVIVPAGLDGGEMPVKVACIPGATLYARVGALLATGLHQVDNPVFGPDGSLYVTYSGSRGQEAAVSIFRIPATGGAREPFVHGLVNPTSMAMGPDGRLYVSSRFEGRVYRVFEDGQYEVMASDLGVACGLAFDAEGTLYVGDRGGTIFRIHPSGRTEVFASVPPSMAAFHLAMSPDGHLYVSAPTLATYDSVRRISPNGAVETVAARFGRPQGLAFDAAGTLHVVEALAGASGVYAMRPGAPPELVVAGAGLVGLAFGARGQLVVASNESIYSFPADVASGSRTSIA
- a CDS encoding amino acid permease; translation: MNQLFQRKPIAALVIDDSDPRALKRVLGAGDLVMLAIGAVIGAGIFGAIGTAAAGQVAPDGTVIRYGAGPALIFSFILLGGACALAALCYAELAAMIPQAGSAYAYSYATLGELVAWIIGWDLMLEYAVGNVAVAISWGDYFNTLVRGVGVDLPAWLTTGYRTALLSSNPDVSGLLTTAPHLLGIPILVNLPAFGIVMLITWLLLRGARESASANTVMVIIKLAVLALFVVVGLGNINPANYTPFAPNGFTGIHQGAAIVFFAYIGFDAISTAAEETRNPQRNLPIGILGGLAVCTLIYVVIGAVITGMVPYTELGVADPLARALELIGYQKVGVIVAFGAAVSMSAVLLVFQYGQPRIFFAMARDGLLPEWVARIDPRTRIPYTATLFTGILVAVASAIGDAAETYDLTNIGTLFAFALVCAGVLVLRVKEPERHRPFKVPFVWVIAPLGVVACLFIMVGLPYQAWERFGLWLAVGLVLYVVYGFKHSKLRN